From a region of the Xanthomonas rydalmerensis genome:
- a CDS encoding DUF423 domain-containing protein yields the protein MLTFDRRTRGPFWLCSAGALLAAVAIGLSAYASHGVAEPLAQSHLQTAALYAFGHGVALAALGRRSERLLARSALCLLLLGTVLFSGSLAGNALAQWPTRLAPIGGTTLMLGWLLWAVDALRR from the coding sequence ATGCTGACGTTCGATCGCCGTACGCGCGGGCCGTTCTGGCTGTGCAGCGCCGGCGCGCTGCTTGCGGCCGTGGCCATCGGCCTGTCCGCCTATGCCTCGCACGGCGTTGCCGAGCCCCTGGCGCAATCGCACCTGCAGACCGCGGCGCTGTATGCCTTCGGCCACGGCGTGGCGCTGGCGGCGCTGGGCCGCCGCAGCGAACGCCTGCTCGCCCGCAGTGCGCTGTGCCTGCTGCTGCTCGGCACCGTGCTGTTCTCCGGCAGCCTGGCCGGCAACGCGCTGGCGCAGTGGCCGACCCGGCTGGCGCCGATCGGCGGCACCACGCTGATGCTGGGCTGGCTGCTGTGGGCGGTGGATGCGCTGCGGCGCTGA
- a CDS encoding polyketide cyclase, whose product MTRIIEFLIALGIVAGLFVIVGVVLPSERHMSESVETNRRMTIVYDTVNSLRRFKDWNPLVLRDPRIELKLSGPESGVGARLDYSSKEGYIGKGSWTITSTEKNKDVVIAIEDETKGKDKTTSFKLEPTGKNGRNVKITQDYTVKYGWDLLGRYAGLYVSRHVGDDIKLGLSRLSNVLATVPNVDYRSDDTPLKDLKVVDVPAEDLLVVNAGNIDRDNDSIKKSIKDNQEWIKRVMDANGLEAAGPVRIVTTDFGSDKYAFDVAQPVRKRAGGAPKDDAKKDEKKDDKKDDAAAAPVDATPVAASGEPLKVTIPQGAPVTYLRTEAHRSAFASYTGHMAGLDAARNALRAWAATSGYDVTDRPYEAWKGGVDKAFTPEGTYDIYWAIK is encoded by the coding sequence ATGACCCGTATTATCGAGTTCCTGATCGCCCTGGGGATCGTGGCTGGCCTGTTCGTCATTGTCGGCGTGGTGCTGCCCTCGGAGCGTCACATGTCCGAAAGCGTCGAGACCAATCGGCGCATGACCATCGTCTATGACACGGTCAACAGCCTGCGTCGGTTCAAGGACTGGAATCCTCTGGTGCTGCGCGACCCGCGCATCGAGCTGAAGCTCTCCGGCCCGGAATCCGGCGTCGGCGCGCGCCTGGACTACAGCTCCAAGGAGGGCTACATCGGCAAGGGTAGCTGGACCATCACCTCGACCGAGAAGAACAAGGACGTGGTCATCGCCATCGAGGACGAGACCAAGGGCAAGGACAAGACCACCAGCTTCAAGCTCGAGCCGACCGGCAAGAACGGCCGCAACGTGAAGATCACCCAGGACTACACCGTCAAGTACGGTTGGGACCTGCTGGGTCGTTACGCCGGCCTGTACGTCAGCCGCCATGTCGGCGACGACATCAAGCTGGGCCTGTCGCGCCTGAGCAACGTGCTGGCCACCGTGCCGAACGTGGACTACCGCTCCGACGACACCCCGTTGAAGGACCTGAAGGTCGTCGACGTCCCGGCCGAGGACCTGCTGGTGGTCAACGCCGGCAACATCGACCGCGACAACGACTCCATCAAGAAGTCCATCAAGGACAACCAGGAGTGGATCAAGCGGGTGATGGACGCCAACGGCCTGGAAGCGGCCGGTCCGGTGCGTATCGTCACCACCGACTTCGGTTCGGACAAGTACGCGTTCGACGTCGCCCAGCCGGTGCGCAAGCGTGCCGGTGGCGCGCCGAAGGACGACGCCAAGAAGGATGAGAAGAAGGACGACAAGAAGGACGACGCGGCTGCCGCGCCGGTCGATGCCACCCCGGTTGCCGCCTCTGGCGAGCCGCTGAAGGTGACCATCCCGCAGGGCGCCCCGGTGACCTACCTGCGCACCGAAGCGCACCGTTCCGCCTTCGCCAGCTACACCGGCCACATGGCGGGCCTGGATGCGGCGCGCAATGCGCTGCGTGCCTGGGCCGCGACCAGCGGCTACGACGTGACCGACCGTCCGTACGAAGCCTGGAAGGGCGGAGTGGACAAGGCGTTCACGCCGGAAGGCACCTACGACATCTACTGGGCGATCAAGTAA
- a CDS encoding response regulator: MIRVCLVDDQTLVRQGIRSLLALDGGIEVVAEANDGRQAVELIPQVLPDVVLMDMRMPSMSGLEALQTLSRAAALPPTIILTTFDDDQLVLAGLKAGAKGYLLKDVSLEQLVGAIRTVAAGGSLVQPAVTQRLLSGLEHMRNDFVSLDRPDPLTDRETEILRLMASGFSNKEIANSLGVAEGTIKNHVSNILSKLGVRDRTRAVLKAFELQLV, encoded by the coding sequence ATGATCCGTGTCTGCCTGGTCGACGATCAAACCCTGGTGCGGCAGGGCATCCGCTCGCTGCTGGCGCTGGACGGCGGCATCGAGGTGGTGGCCGAGGCCAACGATGGCCGCCAGGCGGTGGAGCTGATCCCGCAGGTGCTCCCCGACGTGGTGCTGATGGACATGCGCATGCCGTCGATGTCCGGGCTGGAGGCGCTGCAGACGCTGTCGCGCGCCGCGGCGCTGCCGCCGACCATCATCCTGACCACCTTCGACGACGACCAACTGGTGCTGGCCGGGCTCAAGGCCGGGGCCAAGGGCTATCTGCTCAAGGACGTGTCGCTGGAGCAACTGGTCGGCGCGATCCGCACCGTGGCCGCCGGCGGCTCGCTGGTGCAGCCGGCGGTGACCCAGCGCCTGCTGTCGGGCCTGGAGCACATGCGCAACGACTTCGTCAGCCTGGACCGGCCCGACCCGCTGACCGACCGCGAGACCGAGATCCTGCGGCTGATGGCCAGCGGCTTCTCCAACAAGGAGATCGCCAATTCGCTGGGCGTGGCCGAGGGCACGATCAAGAACCACGTCTCCAACATCCTGTCCAAGCTCGGCGTGCGCGACCGCACGCGGGCGGTGCTGAAGGCGTTCGAGCTGCAACTGGTCTGA
- a CDS encoding sensor histidine kinase, with protein MLGYLSHTRVLRYAGLFTWAVICMPLLYLYWEPVEESGRMPSGEVWLLLTSYLGFGVVYFLLTRRLHSGDGVRWYDRGMLVLLTICALAVGYLHRSGLGSILMMVAAGVIPWLLPVRAGVAWLLLSQLAVLPVYLTIGFPPFEALMQSLLYGGFSMFIFVTSLVARQQTQAREEQRQLNAELRATRALLAESARVNERTRISRELHDLLGHHLTALSLNLEVAGHITEGRAQEHVQQAHTLAKLLLTDVREAVSQLRDSGAIDLAAALRPLAERVPSLQIHLQVEEPLTVEDPERAHVLLRCTQEIITNAVRHAQADNLWIEVRRDGPQVVIQARDDGRGCETLAPGNGLRGMRERLSQYGGSLDVAAAPGAGFRLRAVVPGAATLLPPAVPQGVL; from the coding sequence ATGTTGGGATATCTCAGCCACACCCGCGTTCTGCGCTATGCCGGCCTGTTCACCTGGGCGGTCATCTGCATGCCGTTGCTGTACCTGTACTGGGAACCGGTCGAGGAATCGGGACGGATGCCCAGCGGCGAGGTGTGGCTGCTGCTGACCAGCTACCTGGGCTTCGGCGTGGTCTATTTCCTGCTGACCCGGCGCCTGCACAGCGGCGACGGCGTGCGCTGGTACGACCGCGGCATGCTGGTGCTGCTGACCATCTGCGCGCTGGCGGTCGGCTACCTGCACCGCTCCGGCCTGGGCAGCATCCTGATGATGGTGGCGGCCGGGGTGATCCCCTGGCTGCTGCCGGTGCGCGCCGGCGTGGCCTGGCTGCTGCTGAGCCAGCTGGCGGTGCTGCCGGTGTACCTGACCATCGGCTTCCCGCCGTTCGAGGCGCTGATGCAGTCGTTGCTGTACGGCGGCTTCTCCATGTTCATCTTCGTCACCAGCCTGGTCGCGCGGCAGCAGACCCAGGCGCGGGAGGAGCAGCGCCAGCTCAACGCCGAGCTGCGCGCCACCCGCGCGCTGCTGGCCGAGAGCGCCCGGGTCAACGAGCGCACCCGCATCTCGCGCGAACTGCACGACCTGCTCGGCCACCACCTGACCGCGCTGAGCCTGAACCTGGAAGTGGCCGGCCACATCACCGAGGGTCGCGCCCAGGAGCACGTGCAGCAGGCGCATACCCTGGCCAAGCTGCTGCTGACCGACGTGCGCGAGGCGGTGAGCCAACTGCGCGACAGCGGTGCGATCGACCTGGCGGCGGCGCTGCGGCCGTTGGCCGAGCGGGTGCCGTCGCTGCAGATCCACCTGCAGGTGGAGGAGCCGCTGACCGTGGAGGATCCCGAGCGTGCGCACGTGTTGCTGCGCTGCACCCAGGAGATCATCACCAACGCGGTGCGCCACGCCCAGGCCGACAATCTGTGGATCGAGGTGCGCCGCGACGGTCCGCAGGTGGTGATCCAGGCGCGCGACGACGGCCGCGGTTGCGAGACCCTGGCCCCCGGCAACGGCCTGCGCGGCATGCGCGAGCGCCTGAGTCAGTATGGCGGCAGCCTGGACGTGGCCGCCGCCCCCGGCGCCGGCTTCCGCCTGCGCGCCGTCGTTCCCGGCGCCGCCACCCTGCTGCCGCCCGCCGTTCCCCAAGGAGTGTTGTGA
- a CDS encoding GNAT family N-acetyltransferase, giving the protein MSIVIRDVREHELDSVLALNNNAGLAILPLDSAKLHRFYETAEYFRVAERDGNLAGFLVGFGSDSAHDSSNFAWFRERYPQFFYIDRIVVASRRRGGGVGRAFYADVQSYAELRYPQLACEVFLDHGADAALLFHGSFGFREVGQNTMNEVEVRASMLLKDLCSYAWVRETYGDTLPDLPWAGHAHRLQRAQRPTGT; this is encoded by the coding sequence ATGTCGATCGTCATCCGCGACGTGCGCGAGCACGAGCTCGATTCGGTCCTGGCCCTGAACAACAACGCCGGACTGGCGATCCTGCCGCTGGATTCGGCCAAGCTGCACCGCTTCTACGAAACCGCAGAGTACTTCCGCGTCGCCGAGCGCGACGGCAACCTGGCCGGCTTCCTGGTCGGGTTCGGTAGCGACAGCGCCCACGACAGCAGCAATTTCGCCTGGTTTCGCGAGCGCTACCCGCAGTTTTTCTATATCGACCGCATCGTGGTGGCCAGCCGCCGCCGCGGTGGTGGCGTCGGCCGGGCGTTCTATGCCGACGTGCAGAGCTACGCCGAGTTGCGCTACCCGCAACTGGCGTGCGAGGTTTTTCTGGATCACGGTGCCGATGCGGCGCTGCTGTTCCATGGCAGCTTCGGCTTCCGCGAAGTGGGCCAGAACACGATGAACGAAGTGGAGGTGCGTGCGAGCATGCTGTTGAAGGATCTGTGCAGTTACGCGTGGGTGCGCGAAACCTACGGCGACACCCTGCCCGACCTGCCCTGGGCCGGCCACGCCCATCGTCTGCAGCGGGCGCAGCGCCCGACCGGGACCTGA
- the minC gene encoding septum site-determining protein MinC, which yields MSSVNLDFEQAGELKIGQVGIANLRVRTLDVARLSQEMRERVQRAPKLFGRAAVIIDFGGLAQTPDTATAQALLDGLRDAGVLPVALAYGTREIEELSVALGLPLLAKFRAQYERFDGGAPAAAPAPVSPPPPPPPPPAPTARPQPGRMQKSAVRSGQQLYAENCDLTVVATVGAGAEVISDGSIHIYGSLRGRALAGAQGNTEARIFCRDFHAELVAIAGHYKVLDDIPKELRGKAVQVWLEQDQIMIAAQD from the coding sequence GTGTCGTCGGTGAATCTGGATTTCGAGCAGGCCGGCGAACTGAAGATCGGTCAGGTCGGCATCGCCAACCTGCGCGTGCGCACGCTGGACGTGGCGCGGCTGAGCCAGGAGATGCGCGAGCGGGTACAACGTGCGCCCAAGCTGTTCGGCCGTGCCGCGGTGATCATCGATTTCGGCGGCCTGGCGCAGACCCCGGACACGGCCACCGCGCAGGCGCTGCTGGACGGCCTGCGCGACGCCGGTGTACTGCCGGTGGCGCTGGCCTACGGCACCCGCGAGATCGAGGAGCTGTCGGTGGCGCTGGGCCTGCCGCTGCTGGCCAAGTTCCGCGCGCAGTACGAGCGGTTCGATGGCGGCGCGCCCGCTGCGGCGCCGGCTCCGGTCTCGCCGCCGCCCCCGCCTCCGCCGCCACCCGCTCCCACGGCACGGCCGCAACCCGGGCGCATGCAGAAGAGTGCGGTGCGCTCCGGGCAACAGCTGTATGCGGAGAATTGCGACCTGACCGTGGTGGCCACCGTCGGCGCCGGCGCCGAGGTGATCTCCGACGGCAGCATCCACATCTACGGCAGCCTGCGCGGCCGCGCCCTGGCCGGCGCGCAGGGCAACACCGAGGCGCGGATCTTCTGCCGCGACTTCCACGCCGAACTGGTCGCCATTGCCGGCCACTACAAGGTGCTGGACGATATTCCCAAGGAACTGCGTGGCAAGGCCGTCCAGGTCTGGCTGGAGCAGGACCAGATCATGATCGCCGCGCAAGACTGA
- the minD gene encoding septum site-determining protein MinD: MAEIIVVTSGKGGVGKTTTSASLACGLARRGKKVAVIDFDVGLRNLDLIMGCERRVVYDFVNVVHNEATLKQALIKDKRFDNLFVLAASQTRDKDALTQEGVEKVLKDLAADGFDYIVCDSPAGIEKGAFLAMYFADRAVVVVNPEVSSVRDSDRILGLLDSKTHKAENGKSLPAFLLLTRYSPARVETGEMLSITDVEEVLGLKAIGVIPESGDVLNASNKGEPVILDGESPAGQAYDDAVARILGEERPMRFISVEKKGFFTKLFGG; encoded by the coding sequence TTGGCTGAAATTATCGTTGTCACCTCCGGCAAGGGCGGCGTCGGCAAGACCACCACCAGCGCGAGCCTGGCCTGCGGGTTGGCGCGACGCGGCAAGAAGGTCGCGGTGATCGACTTCGACGTGGGCCTGCGCAACCTCGACCTGATCATGGGCTGCGAGCGCCGCGTGGTGTACGACTTCGTCAACGTGGTGCACAACGAAGCCACGCTGAAGCAGGCGCTGATCAAGGACAAGCGCTTCGACAACCTGTTCGTGCTGGCCGCCTCGCAGACCCGCGACAAGGACGCGCTGACCCAGGAAGGCGTGGAGAAGGTGCTCAAGGACCTGGCCGCCGACGGCTTCGACTACATCGTCTGCGATTCGCCGGCCGGCATCGAGAAGGGCGCGTTCCTGGCGATGTACTTCGCCGACCGCGCGGTGGTGGTGGTCAATCCGGAAGTGTCCTCGGTGCGCGACTCCGACCGCATCCTCGGCCTGCTCGACTCCAAGACCCACAAGGCCGAGAACGGCAAGAGCCTGCCCGCGTTCCTGCTGCTGACCCGCTACAGCCCGGCGCGCGTGGAAACCGGCGAGATGCTCAGCATCACCGACGTGGAGGAGGTGCTCGGCCTGAAGGCGATCGGCGTGATCCCCGAATCCGGCGACGTGCTCAACGCCTCCAACAAGGGCGAGCCGGTGATCCTGGACGGCGAATCCCCGGCCGGCCAGGCCTACGATGACGCCGTGGCGCGCATTCTCGGCGAGGAACGTCCGATGCGTTTCATCTCCGTGGAGAAGAAGGGCTTCTTCACCAAGTTGTTCGGAGGGTGA
- the minE gene encoding cell division topological specificity factor MinE, whose amino-acid sequence MGLFDFLKTKKNTAETAKNRLQIIIAQERNHRGGPDYLPLLQRELLEVIKKYVNIDADAVKVDLVKDGEHDVLDISVALPEGPTP is encoded by the coding sequence ATGGGACTATTCGATTTCCTCAAGACCAAGAAGAACACCGCCGAAACCGCGAAGAACCGCCTGCAGATCATCATCGCGCAGGAGCGCAACCACCGCGGCGGCCCGGACTACCTGCCGCTGCTGCAGCGCGAGCTGCTGGAAGTGATCAAGAAGTACGTCAACATCGACGCCGACGCGGTCAAGGTGGACCTGGTCAAGGACGGCGAGCACGACGTGCTCGACATCTCCGTGGCCCTGCCGGAAGGCCCGACGCCCTGA
- a CDS encoding sensor histidine kinase: MPTRAGLRQRLTLWLVGYAALLSLAVFVHGYIVNDQAEQLTWRSLLTSELDHFLARSAADPDYRWIDTRTVSLYGDEGGAPLPPAVAALGPGLHDEVQLEGSEKVVLVQDVRGRRLALTLDITELHDHEDNLALWMLVSNAVAVLLLGALVAWGMGRVVQPLTDMAQRIGSLRPDRPGQRIEVHPRASAEQVVIAEALNDYLARNDLFVERERAFIDSTSHELRTPVAVIGGAAELALEQHDVPPSVRNQLLRIRRTASGVGQLISLLLVLAKDPARLARGNDLVRLDQLLPEIVEDHRHLCADKRLELVLAPLPPCEVLTPLAIVQVAIGNLLRNAIENSDKGRIEITMPAPGVVCIDDPGHGMSPEEISAIYMRMARGGGSREGSGIGLDLIARLCEHLGWALHLDSPAGSGTRATLDLSSALKRSGMSPPSSAPE; this comes from the coding sequence ATGCCGACTAGGGCCGGCCTGCGGCAGCGGCTGACCCTGTGGCTGGTGGGCTACGCGGCGCTGCTGTCGCTGGCGGTGTTCGTGCATGGCTACATCGTCAACGACCAGGCCGAGCAGCTCACCTGGCGTTCGCTGCTGACTTCCGAACTGGACCACTTCCTGGCGCGCAGCGCGGCCGATCCGGACTACCGCTGGATCGACACCCGCACGGTGAGCCTGTACGGCGACGAGGGCGGGGCGCCGCTGCCGCCGGCAGTGGCGGCACTGGGCCCCGGCCTGCACGACGAAGTACAGCTGGAAGGCAGCGAGAAGGTGGTGCTGGTGCAGGACGTGCGCGGCCGCCGCCTGGCGCTGACGCTGGACATCACCGAACTGCACGACCACGAGGACAACCTGGCGCTGTGGATGTTGGTGTCCAACGCGGTGGCGGTGCTGCTGCTCGGCGCGCTGGTGGCCTGGGGCATGGGCCGGGTGGTGCAGCCGCTGACCGACATGGCCCAGCGCATCGGCAGCCTGCGCCCGGACCGGCCTGGGCAGCGCATCGAGGTGCATCCGCGCGCCAGCGCCGAGCAGGTGGTGATCGCCGAGGCGTTGAACGATTACCTGGCGCGCAACGACCTGTTCGTGGAGCGCGAGCGCGCCTTCATCGACAGCACCAGCCACGAACTGCGCACGCCGGTGGCGGTGATCGGCGGCGCCGCCGAGTTGGCGCTGGAGCAGCACGACGTGCCGCCCAGCGTGCGCAACCAGTTGCTGCGCATCCGCCGTACCGCCAGCGGCGTCGGCCAGTTGATCTCGCTGCTGCTGGTGCTGGCCAAGGACCCGGCGCGGCTGGCGCGCGGCAACGACCTGGTGCGGCTGGACCAGCTGCTGCCGGAGATCGTCGAGGACCATCGTCACCTGTGCGCGGACAAGCGCCTGGAACTGGTGCTGGCACCGCTGCCGCCGTGCGAGGTGCTCACCCCGCTGGCGATCGTGCAGGTGGCGATCGGCAACCTGCTGCGCAACGCCATCGAGAACAGCGACAAGGGCCGGATCGAGATCACCATGCCGGCGCCGGGCGTGGTCTGCATCGACGACCCAGGCCACGGCATGAGCCCGGAAGAGATCAGCGCGATCTACATGCGCATGGCGCGCGGCGGCGGCAGCCGCGAGGGCAGCGGCATCGGCCTGGACCTGATCGCGCGGCTGTGCGAGCACCTGGGCTGGGCGCTGCACCTGGATTCGCCGGCCGGCAGCGGCACCCGCGCGACCCTGGATTTGAGCAGCGCGCTGAAGCGCTCCGGGATGTCGCCGCCGTCGTCTGCGCCGGAGTGA
- a CDS encoding response regulator transcription factor — MRLLVIEDNRNLVANLFDYFEVRGHTLDAAPDGVTGLHLATTQRYDALILDWMLPRLDGQQVLRALREEHHADVPVIMLTARDELPDKIAGFRAGADDYLTKPFALPELEVRLEALLVRASGRGRSKLLRVGDLQMDLSTLEVTRGGRALHLYPACRKLLEVLMQASPAAVTRDRLEQALWGDEPPDGDMLRSHIYDLRRSVDGPFAAKLIHTLPRIGYRLAVVGPHEGEHAD; from the coding sequence ATGCGGCTGCTGGTCATAGAAGACAACCGGAACCTGGTCGCCAACCTGTTCGACTATTTCGAGGTGCGCGGCCACACGCTGGACGCGGCGCCGGACGGCGTCACCGGGCTGCACCTGGCCACCACCCAGCGCTACGACGCGCTGATCCTGGACTGGATGCTGCCGCGGCTGGACGGGCAGCAGGTGCTGCGCGCGCTGCGCGAGGAGCACCATGCCGACGTGCCGGTGATCATGCTGACCGCGCGCGACGAACTGCCGGACAAGATCGCCGGCTTCCGCGCCGGCGCCGACGATTACCTGACCAAGCCGTTCGCGCTGCCGGAGCTGGAAGTGCGGCTGGAGGCGTTGCTGGTGCGCGCCAGCGGCCGCGGCCGCAGCAAGCTGCTGCGCGTGGGCGACCTGCAGATGGACCTGTCCACGCTGGAAGTGACCCGCGGCGGGCGTGCCCTGCATCTGTACCCGGCCTGCCGCAAGCTGCTGGAGGTGCTGATGCAGGCCAGCCCGGCCGCGGTCACCCGCGACCGCCTGGAGCAGGCGCTGTGGGGCGACGAGCCGCCGGACGGCGACATGCTGCGTTCGCACATCTACGACCTGCGCCGCAGCGTCGACGGTCCGTTCGCGGCCAAGCTGATCCACACCCTGCCACGCATCGGCTACCGCCTGGCGGTGGTCGGCCCCCACGAGGGCGAGCATGCCGACTAG
- a CDS encoding phosphatase PAP2 family protein yields the protein MLSTPLRLSAAAAPYSGARRHFYLSHLWVPLALVLLASTVLMGLGGDFWIADLLYRWEGGQWALKDAALTRSLIHHDGKLLSAAAWAVTAGLAVWAWRRPDGRRYRQPLLYLLLAVALSTGVVSLLKSVTDMDCPWDLLRYGGNRIFVGLFETRPVGMPRGVCFPAGHSSAGYAWVGLYFVALALKPAWRWLALAIGLGGGLLFGLGQQLRGAHFMSHDLWTLALCWGVALGLYRAMLWPGAMPQADRRLSTTNDAAA from the coding sequence ATGCTCAGTACGCCCCTGCGATTGTCCGCTGCGGCGGCGCCCTACAGCGGCGCACGCCGGCACTTCTATCTCTCCCATCTGTGGGTGCCGCTGGCCCTGGTGCTGCTGGCCAGCACCGTGCTGATGGGCCTGGGCGGCGATTTCTGGATCGCCGACCTGCTGTACCGCTGGGAAGGCGGGCAGTGGGCGCTGAAGGATGCGGCGCTGACCCGTAGCCTGATCCACCACGACGGCAAGCTGCTGAGCGCCGCGGCCTGGGCGGTGACCGCGGGCCTGGCGGTGTGGGCCTGGCGCCGTCCCGATGGACGCCGCTACCGGCAGCCGCTGTTGTACCTGCTGCTGGCGGTGGCGCTGAGCACCGGCGTGGTGTCGCTGCTGAAGTCGGTGACCGACATGGACTGCCCCTGGGACCTGCTCCGCTACGGCGGCAATCGGATCTTCGTGGGCCTGTTCGAGACCCGCCCGGTGGGCATGCCGCGCGGGGTATGCTTCCCCGCCGGTCATTCCAGTGCCGGCTATGCCTGGGTGGGGCTGTACTTCGTTGCGCTGGCGCTCAAGCCGGCCTGGCGCTGGCTAGCGCTGGCGATCGGCCTCGGGGGAGGCCTGCTGTTCGGTCTCGGCCAACAGCTGCGCGGCGCGCATTTCATGTCGCACGACCTGTGGACGCTGGCCCTGTGCTGGGGCGTGGCACTGGGCCTGTACCGGGCGATGCTGTGGCCGGGCGCGATGCCGCAGGCCGACCGACGCCTTTCCACCACCAACGATGCCGCCGCATGA
- a CDS encoding phosphoethanolamine--lipid A transferase, producing MSRSAAPPSPSTLSRARWWAWRPQLSNEMLALAASAFFALACNGMFWRSAMSGHAGDIKLALSLFLLLLSVHGLLLGLLLWRGIAKPVLTVLLITTAFAAHYMNSYSVYLDADMLRNVLATDHKESRELMTTALIAPLLFYAVLPILVLWRVRLIRRSPLKALAIRLGFLVGMLALGGVAAMLSFQDLSAMMRNHREIRYLATPINYLVALRQNFKSDSPTRKAPKLPLEHDAKATARAPGSKPRLLVVVLGETARAQNWGLNGYARQTTPELAKRDVINFPDMHSCGTSTEVSVPCMFSPFGRHDYNESNIRKHQSLLHVLEHAGIATLWRDNQSGCKGVCDGLQIQHLDDAKDPQLCKDGRCMDEILLQDLAAQVRAKPGDRVVVLHQLGSHGPSYFERYPAGFRRFTPTCDTADLGNCSRELITNAYDNSLLYTDHLLARTIDTLQAMPDYDTAMIYLSDHGESLGEKGLYLHGVPYAIAPQEQTHVPMVMWFSPGFASARGLDLACLQARSRKYADQDNLFPSVLGLMQVKTGVYDHARDLFAQCAKPQ from the coding sequence ATGAGCCGTTCCGCCGCCCCGCCCTCGCCGTCCACCCTGTCCCGCGCCCGCTGGTGGGCCTGGCGTCCGCAGTTGAGCAACGAGATGCTGGCGCTGGCGGCCAGCGCGTTCTTCGCCCTGGCCTGCAACGGCATGTTCTGGCGCAGCGCGATGAGCGGCCATGCCGGCGACATCAAGCTGGCGCTGTCGCTGTTCCTGCTGCTGCTGTCGGTGCACGGCCTGCTGCTAGGCCTGTTGCTGTGGCGCGGCATCGCCAAGCCGGTGCTGACGGTGCTGCTGATCACCACCGCGTTCGCCGCGCACTACATGAACAGCTACAGCGTCTACCTGGACGCGGACATGCTGCGCAACGTGCTGGCCACCGACCACAAGGAATCGCGCGAACTGATGACCACGGCGCTGATCGCGCCACTGCTGTTCTACGCGGTGCTGCCGATCCTGGTGCTGTGGCGGGTGCGGCTGATCCGGCGTTCGCCGCTGAAGGCGCTGGCGATCCGCCTCGGCTTCCTGGTCGGCATGCTGGCGCTGGGCGGCGTCGCCGCGATGCTGTCGTTCCAGGACCTGTCGGCGATGATGCGCAACCATCGCGAGATCCGCTACCTGGCCACGCCGATCAACTACCTGGTCGCGCTGCGGCAGAACTTCAAGTCCGACAGCCCCACGCGCAAGGCGCCGAAGCTGCCGCTGGAACATGACGCCAAGGCCACCGCGCGCGCGCCGGGCAGCAAGCCGCGGCTGCTGGTGGTGGTGCTGGGCGAGACCGCCCGCGCGCAGAACTGGGGCCTCAACGGCTACGCGCGGCAAACCACGCCGGAGCTGGCCAAGCGCGACGTGATCAACTTCCCCGACATGCACTCCTGCGGCACCAGCACCGAGGTCTCGGTACCGTGCATGTTCTCGCCGTTCGGCCGCCACGACTACAACGAGAGCAACATCCGCAAGCACCAGTCGCTGCTGCACGTGCTCGAGCACGCCGGCATCGCCACGCTGTGGCGCGACAACCAGTCCGGCTGCAAGGGCGTGTGCGACGGCCTGCAGATCCAGCACCTGGACGATGCCAAGGATCCGCAACTGTGCAAGGACGGGCGCTGCATGGACGAGATCCTGCTGCAGGACCTGGCCGCGCAGGTGCGCGCCAAGCCCGGCGACCGCGTGGTGGTGCTGCACCAGCTCGGCAGCCACGGGCCCAGCTATTTCGAGCGCTACCCGGCCGGGTTCCGCCGCTTCACCCCGACCTGCGACACCGCCGACCTGGGCAACTGCAGCCGCGAGCTGATCACCAACGCCTACGACAACTCGCTGCTGTACACCGACCACCTGCTGGCGCGCACCATCGACACGCTGCAGGCGATGCCCGACTACGACACGGCGATGATCTACCTCTCCGACCACGGCGAGTCGCTGGGCGAGAAGGGCCTGTACCTGCACGGCGTGCCCTACGCGATCGCGCCGCAGGAGCAGACCCACGTGCCGATGGTGATGTGGTTCTCGCCGGGCTTCGCCAGCGCGCGCGGCCTGGACCTGGCCTGCCTGCAGGCGCGCTCGCGCAAGTACGCCGACCAGGACAACCTGTTCCCGTCGGTGCTGGGCCTGATGCAGGTCAAGACCGGCGTCTACGACCACGCGCGCGACCTGTTCGCGCAATGCGCCAAGCCGCAGTGA